AACATCGACATTGCAAAATCCTGCATAACTGCCTCCTTTTATTACCCCAGCGCATGCAACTGCTGCTTTTCCGGCTATGGAAATGAGACCATTCAAAACAGAGTTGTTGTTTGAATTGAAAACATCATATCTAATTCCGCTCAAGTTTGCGCTTGATAATACGATGGTTATTATGTTTCCATCCGGACTGTATCTAACCTGGTAACCCTTATAAATATGCGCTTTCATTGGATCTGATGAATTCAAATCTTTGTACACGCCCTTTTGCGGAAACCGAAAGAAACGAGTACGAAAAGGGAACATTGCATATTGTTGGCATCCGGCTCCTTTGACGGAAATTCAGTAAAGGAGGCTTCCGTTATAAAACCAGAATGAACCGGCGTTAGCAAAATGCCAGTAAACCCGCTTAAAATCAAACAAGGGTTCCAGCTCAAATGAGCTGAAACCCTTGTTTTTAGTGATGCCGAGGACGGGGGTCGAACCCGTACGGTTCTCACGTACCACAGGATTTTAGTCCTGTGCGTCTGCCTATTCCCGCAAAGCGTTGATAACACTGGAGTTTTCAGTGCTTAAAGTTCAACACCTAGCCCTTTAATAGTAAGAATTATGTGCGTTTCTGGCTTCCTTAATTACTTGCTCTTAGGAAATACCCAACGATAATAATACTCCCACTCTGGTTTTCTTTCCTCGGGAATATTATCAATTAATTAATGCTTCTTCCATTGTTGCTGGTGCCGCATTTTCAACTTTCACTATGATGCAGAGGATAAGGAACGCACCGCAAATTTCGAGAAATTGTTTCAAACATCAGCGACCATCGTCCGGTTTCTTCCCCTGCTCTTAGCCAGGTATAACGCTTGATCCGCCTTCTCCAGCAGCCCCTCCCGCTCCAATGCATGAATAGGATAATGGGCGATACCTAGAGAGATCGTAACCTGTGTCGGGATTGGCCCCCTGCTTTGTTCCATTGCCCGCCGGACTCTTTCAGCTATGATGAAAGCTTCCTCAGGAATTGTGTGGGCTAGCAAGATGATGAACTCTTCACCGCCGTAGCGGTAGCAAACATCGTCTGGACGAAACGAGGTAACTATAACTTTGGCTACATGTTTCAGCACTTCGTCGCCGATGAGATGGCCGTAAGTGTCGTTCACGAGTTTGAATTTGTCTACATCCAGTACAATGAGCGAAAACGGCTGCCCAGAGGTAATCCACTGACTCATCGTATACTCTAACGATCTCCGGTTCATTAAACCAGTCAGAGCATCCGTCGTAGCCTCTTGGGTCAGTTGATCCGTCTGCTTCTGAATATCCGTCACGGCAAGCAACACAGCCTTGGTCAGCAGATCTGCCTCTCGGCTCCATTGCGGCTTCGCTTCTGGCAATTCAATCTTCTCCTTGCCCATTCTGCTCACCAGATTTGCCAGGTACACAAAAGGCCGGGCCAGCTTGCGTGCTACGAGAATGACGCCCATCAGGAGTATAATGAACGGAAACAACGAATACCCGAGAATTGTCCGAAGGTGGCCCATCAGTTGATGATGAATGACACTAATCGGCGAAACGACCACGATTCCCCAGCCATTGGCCGGTACGCTGGAGTATCCGGCAAGCATTTCAACGCTACGGGTGTTGCGCACTTGCTGTTCCCCGCTTTCCCCTTTCATAAGTTTCTGTACAACCTTGTTACTGCTGACATCCTCCCCAATGAGCTGCTTATCCGGGTGGTACAACAGATGCCCGCTTGAATCCACAATATAATAATAAGAGCCAGAATTGTCCACGTTGTTGTCGCCAAAAATCATAGACAAAATATTGCTCTCTTGCAGATAAAACGTGCCGCTCAAAATACCGCGATATATACCATTGTTGCTGAAAATCGGCTGACTCATAAACACAATTAGTCTCTTGGTGGTTTGGGTCATATAGGGGGAGGATATGTAAGGTTTTTTGAACGCCAGAGCTTCCAAACCGACTTTAGAAGTAATATGGTCGCCTGTTGTCCCCAAACTAGTCGGTACTACGTTGCGGACCAGCCCGTCGGCATCGACCACGGCGATAGAATTGAAGTAATTGCTACTATTGCGCATCAGTTCTAAATTATCATCTACTTGCTTCGGCGTTGAGCCATCGTCATCGGAGAGTGTGGCAGCGCTATATTCCAAACTGCTGCGCATGGACTGAAATAAGGAATCCATTGTCTTGGTCATTCGGTCAGCGTTGTAGTAATTCAAATGGAGCGTAGTCTCCATCAATGATTGTTTTTTGGACTCGTAAGAACCGATCAGAAGAATGCTTGAGGTTAGTAGAACCACCAGCGTAACCAAGCCCGTAAGCAGCGATGTGAGACTGAGCTTTTTACTTTGACGCGGCTCGGCTCTTCTCAGTGTAAGCAAACTACAACCCTCCTTGAATCTTGAAACTAGCTTTATCAATAATACAACAAATTAAGATGTTATTCGACAATAATCAATGAACTCCAACCTCTCACACACTGTACGTAACGTTCGATATACGGTGGTTCATGAAATATTTCATATTAAAAACTCCTCTCCAGAGCTTGTGATTAGACAAGTACTGAAAAAGAGTATTTCCAACTTAATTTCTGTGAGCTCGGATGTGATTCCTAAGTAAAGGACCTTTAGTTTTTGACGGAAGTTTTAATCAAGAAAAACAAAAAAACCTTGATTTCTCAAGGTTTTCACTGTGATGCCGAGGACGGGGGTCGAACCCGTACGGTACTCACGTACCGCAGGATTTTAAGTCCTGTGCGTCTGCCTGTTCCGCCACCCCGGCATATTATGTGTTGTTGCTTCATACGATGTTTACGTATAACGCGACAAGAAATATAATATCATGAATATCGATAACGCGCAATCCCTTTTTCAAAAAAAGTTTTATCACATTAAAAATAACCCGTCCCAGCATATGCCGACACGGGTTATTAGGCATGTCGATTATCTGCGTTCGTCACTTCTGCTTCTCATTCCGACAAGGCCCAAGAGTCCAAACAATCCGAGCCAGCCCCAGTTTGATCCTCTGCTGGTAGTCCCAGTATTGGTAGTTGTGCTGGTTGCCCGATATCTACCATCCGTTGTAGTGTTGGATAGTGGAGTTACCGTATTTCTGTTGTAGTTATCCCGGGTGTAATTTTCATTGTAGTTATTGGTGTTAGGTCTATAATTTTCCCCTGTGCGAATCTTATCTTTCATAATGCTCTCATGCTGATTCATCGTTCCCGTGGTGCCGTTCATTAGATTGCCTTCCGTATTCATCATCCGAGTGTTATTCACGGTACCATCCATGCCCGTATTCGCGTTCGGGATACCGCCTAAAGCGGCTGACCCGATTGGATTAGCGTAACTAGCTCCCATTATACTCATTGACAGTACAGTACCGCATGCAAGGCTTGTTATTAGCTTGTTCACAGTGTTATGCCTCCCTTTATGGTTAGTTATCACTGATAATTTCCCCTTGGGTGGCACTGTCTATACATGAATAGCTTTACTCTTTTACTACATTCACTGTCTTGCTTGCTGCGTCATACGTAACCTTTGCTCCAAGCGCCTCAGCCAGAGCACGCACGGGTACATACGTTACGCCGGTATCAAGAACACCATCCGTAAGTTTAGTGCCGTTTAAGGTTATCGTTACTTTAACGTCTTTGTTCACCTGGTCATCCTCCCCAGTAATTCTTTTTAAAGCTTCATTGACCTGATCCGTCGTAGGACGTTTACCTGCCCGAAGTTGAGTCGTAGTTAAGCCGAAGGCCATTTGCAGATGTGAATAATCTTTAAAAGACGTCCAGTCTCCTCCCCACTCAAGCCCTAGCTGTTTTCCCACCTGTACAACCTCTTGCCAGTCCGCTATTTTATCTTTATCACCATCACGATTCATGTCCCAGGAAATACTATTTCCATCCGGCAGCAAAAGCGCAAAATCAAACGCAAGGCCATAATTGTGATAGCTGGTTCCACCCTTGGCGTTGGTAACTATAGGTCCAGGCTTACTTCTCCCCTGCGCATACAAGGCATTTTGTTCAGCAATCGACCGCAATCCCTGAGTAATAACGATGGGCACTCCTCTGGCATAGCTTTGCTGTATCAAAGCCTTCGCCCCTGCTGCCAAAACAGGATGAAGCCCAACAAGCCTCGCCGCCGATTTGTCCCTCACTTGATCTAAAGTCAGCATAGTATCACCCCTTGGTATAATCAATGATCCCGCTTCCCCATTCGCTTGTACTAATACCCCTGCTTGCCTTAGCATACAAGCATAAATGTCTTCGGCGTCCATATAAGGAAGGACGATAAGCGTTTAAGCGAGAAATATAAGACATAAAGGATAGGTGCATAACTTATACTTTCTTATATTTTAAAAAAAGACCCCGGTATCCCCGAGATCTCCCCTGAAAAGCACCTATTCATAGCTTCTTCACCTTGGATCATTTCTACAAAAAAGGGCAAAATATTAGCGAAAGGTGGGAACACATATGGACATTCATAGTGATAGCTATAAAGTTGCTGCCCTGAGCGAGCAGGAAGAAGCACTCGAAATTATTCGAAATGCTGAAGCTTCCATTGCACATCTGACCGGCAACCCAACGTTGACCCTAATTGCTTATGAAAAAAGTGAAGTCAGCAGTTCTCAGCATTAGACGATGTAAACCTCCACTAGATCATCTACATTGATCCACTTCCATTCCTCCGCCCACTGCAGCTTAAACTCACGCGAGTGGGTGTGAATGGAAGTCACAAAACCACTAATTGTCGTATTCTCAAAAGGATCAAACAGCACAACAGTGACGCGCACATGACTCCGTAACGATAAGGCCAGTGTACATTCGATCTCCTCCAGCTTCTGCTCATCCAGAATAGGCTTAATGCGGCGCAGGGTCTCCCGTTCATCCCTAATAATTCTTACCTTATGCTCCGGCAGCATCATGCGACTACTTTCCCACAGTCCGTTTTTCTCCAGCTTTTTGCCCATGGTAACCCCTCCCTAATTTCTATACTTATTCCGCTACACACGAACGTATGTTTGTATTATATCCACACCTTCGCTGAATAATCAATAATCAGGAAAAAGATCCCACTTTAAAATCCTCCTCTTTTATCTAAAAGTTGTATAATATTGAATATCTAATTGAGAGGAGCTTTCCACTTGAAAAAAAACAATGCCCTGCTCATCCTAATTCCCGTATTATTCCTGTGTCTATACCCCCTCGTATATCGAAGCAGTACCCTCTCAGGCCTAACAAAAGGAATCGTAGCCGGCTTATTTATAGGATTGGCAGTGTTACCTCTACTCAAGCTCAAAATCGCATCAAAAAGACGCTGACAGTTGAACTGTTCAGCGTCTAAATTTCGATCTATTCTTGAACTTTCTCTGATTCAGCGGTGGACTGACCATCAGCATCGATGAGTCCTGTTGCTTCTCTTGCTTCATTAAGCTTGGAAATGCCGTATAGCATCGCGACGTCAGCGTTCTGATTCAATTCCTCGAACTTCTCAGCAGTGACCTCTGCGGAATCAGCACCTTGAGAGGCCTGTTCTTTTAGAGAATAAGCACTTTGAAAAGCAATTTTGGACTCATCAAGCAGTTTACGAATGTCTTCGGGCAAGCTAGAGGAAATTTTCACTTTTTCAGCCTGATTGGATAGTTCTGTTGCGGTCTTCTGGAATTCGTTAATCTTCTTCTCCAACTGCCTGTCCGAAAGTTCTCCTGCTGAATAAGCAGCAATAGCTTCGTTGAACTCCGCTAAAGATGATTTTCCTAATTCATCAAGTTTAGACATTTCATTGTAGAAGTTTTGCACGGTTTCCTGCACTTCTTCTTCCGAGGCAGGTGCCGATGAAGTTGAATTATTATTGCTGCAGGCGCTAAGGATGACAGTCAGCATTAGCGTTCCTATTAGTAACACTTTTTTCATTATTTATCCCTCCACTTAACAGAATAATGTCGGTTTGTGTAAAGCGCAAATGAAATTTATGTAAAATGACTATTATGTTATAATTATTTCAATTGTAATCAGGGAAGGAGAGTATTTATGCCTTATTGCACAACCTGCGGATCAGAATATAAGCAGGGCGCTAAATTTTGTGGAGAATGCGGATCTAGCATTGACGGCACTGCTCCAGTGACCGCCCG
This genomic stretch from Paenibacillus sp. FSL H7-0737 harbors:
- a CDS encoding sensor domain-containing diguanylate cyclase, producing the protein MLTLRRAEPRQSKKLSLTSLLTGLVTLVVLLTSSILLIGSYESKKQSLMETTLHLNYYNADRMTKTMDSLFQSMRSSLEYSAATLSDDDGSTPKQVDDNLELMRNSSNYFNSIAVVDADGLVRNVVPTSLGTTGDHITSKVGLEALAFKKPYISSPYMTQTTKRLIVFMSQPIFSNNGIYRGILSGTFYLQESNILSMIFGDNNVDNSGSYYYIVDSSGHLLYHPDKQLIGEDVSSNKVVQKLMKGESGEQQVRNTRSVEMLAGYSSVPANGWGIVVVSPISVIHHQLMGHLRTILGYSLFPFIILLMGVILVARKLARPFVYLANLVSRMGKEKIELPEAKPQWSREADLLTKAVLLAVTDIQKQTDQLTQEATTDALTGLMNRRSLEYTMSQWITSGQPFSLIVLDVDKFKLVNDTYGHLIGDEVLKHVAKVIVTSFRPDDVCYRYGGEEFIILLAHTIPEEAFIIAERVRRAMEQSRGPIPTQVTISLGIAHYPIHALEREGLLEKADQALYLAKSRGRNRTMVADV
- a CDS encoding M15 family metallopeptidase; its protein translation is MLTLDQVRDKSAARLVGLHPVLAAGAKALIQQSYARGVPIVITQGLRSIAEQNALYAQGRSKPGPIVTNAKGGTSYHNYGLAFDFALLLPDGNSISWDMNRDGDKDKIADWQEVVQVGKQLGLEWGGDWTSFKDYSHLQMAFGLTTTQLRAGKRPTTDQVNEALKRITGEDDQVNKDVKVTITLNGTKLTDGVLDTGVTYVPVRALAEALGAKVTYDAASKTVNVVKE
- a CDS encoding YolD-like family protein, with the protein product MGKKLEKNGLWESSRMMLPEHKVRIIRDERETLRRIKPILDEQKLEEIECTLALSLRSHVRVTVVLFDPFENTTISGFVTSIHTHSREFKLQWAEEWKWINVDDLVEVYIV